In [Phormidium] sp. ETS-05, the genomic window AAACAAATAACAAAGGACAAAGGACAAAGGACAAATGACCAAGGACAAAGCCTGCCCTGAGCCTGTCGTTGGCGTTGCCTGCGCGTAGGCGTTGCCTGCGCGTAGGCGTTGCCTGCGCATAGCGCATAGCGCATAGCGCATAGGGGACAAATGACAAATGACCAAGGACAAATGACCAAGGACAAATGACCAAGGACAAATGACCAAGGACAAATGACCAAGGACAAATGACGTGAATTGCTCCTAAGTGAGGGAGCGGATGGCTTCGAGTAAGCCTCTGGCTTTGTTGAGGGTTTCTTGGTATTCTTTTTGGGGGTCAGAGTCGGCGACTAATCCGGCTCCGGCTTGAACGGAAACGGTGTGTTTGCCGTTCCCTTGACTGCGGACAATCATGGTGCGGATGGCGATCGCGGTGTTGAGCTGTCCCTCAAAGTCATAGTAACCATAAGCGCCGGAATAGGGGCCACGGCGATCGGCTTCTAATTCGTGAATGATTTCCATTGCCCGAATTTTGGGAGCGCCGCTGACGGTTCCGGCGGGGAAACAGGCTTTGAGTAGGTCCCAGGCGGTTTGATCTTCGGGGAGCTGTCCCACCACATTGCTGACGATGTGCATCACGTGGGAGTACCGCTCGATCGTCATCAAATCATCTACCTTCACCGTGCCTTTGACACAAACCCGACCCAAATCATTGCGGCCCAAGTCAACTAACATCACGTGTTCCGCCAGTTCTTTGGGGTCCGCGAGCAAATCTGCGGCTAAGGCGGCATCTTCGGCGGCGGTTTTGCCCCGATGTCTGGTGCCTGCGATCGGGCGGACCGTGGCGAGTCTGCTGCCATCGGCGGTATTTTCCGCCTTTACCATCACTTCTGGACTAGAGCCAATAATCTGCCAGTCGAGTAAGTGGAAATAAGCCATGTAGGGAGAAGGGTTGATGGAGCGCAGGGAGCGGTAGAGACTGAAGGGGTCCCCGGCGTATTCCGTGGTTAGGCGTTGGGAAAGAACCACCTGGAAAATATCCCCAGCTTTGATATATTCTTTGGCTTTCAGGACATTTTGGCAGTAGCGTTCTTCGCCGGTGTTGCTGGTAAAATCGGCGTTCCTGGCTCCCTCGGAGAAACCGGGTTTCTGCCATAGTCTTTGGGGGTTAACGGCGGACCCTGTTAAGAAACCCGGTTTCTGCTCCGTTAGGGGTTGGCTCAGTTTGGTGACTAAATCGCGGACGCGAGATGTGGCTGTGGCATATGCTACATCTAGGTTTACATTGGGGTCGCGCAAGTCAGCGTAGGCGATCGCCCAAATCTTCCGTTTCACTTGGTCAAAAATCAGCAAGCTATCTACCTGCATCCACAACCCGTCAGGCAAATCTCCTTCTTGAAACTCATGCACTGGCACTCGGGGTTCAATCCAGCGGATTAGTTCATAACCCCAGAAACCGAACAATCCCCCCAACCCTGAAGGTAGTTCGGGTAAATGCACCGGTTTGATTGATGCCAAGCAGCGGCTGAGAATCTCAAACGGGTCTCCCTCAAACACTTCGATTTGTTGGGAGCGATCGGTCTTAGTGGTGCGGTTGCCCCGAGTCTCCAAAATCCACAGGGGGTCACATCCGAGGAGGCTGTAACGCCCGATTTTCTCCCCCCCTTCCACCGATTCGAGCAAGAAACTGTAAGGGTGTCCGGCGCAAACCTTGTACCATGCGGAAACCGGCGTATCTAAATCCGCTACCCATTCCTGATACACCGGCACGAAATTGCCCTTAGCAGCCAGCTCGCAAAATTGAGGGAAATCGGGAAAAATCATAAAAGGTTCAAGTGATTAGGTTCGTAGTTGGGCTAAAGCCCACCATCCGGCTGTAGCCCAACTACAAACAATTGTGGTCGTCATTAGGTTCTGAGTTGGGCTTTAGCCCACCACAGGGATGCAGCCCAACTCAGAACAATTTTAGTCATCATTAGGTTTGCAGTTGGGCTACAGCTTTCATTTGGGCTAAAGCCCAACTACAAACCATGTCGGACTAACGACAAGCTGCCTTGGGACACCACTTAGGCATCGTAAGGCTTTTTGGTGGTGAACTTGATTTTCGAGGGTTCGGTGTTTTTGCCGATGCTGTGGTCGATTTTGCCCACGGCTTCGCGACCTTCGTTCACCTTCTCGGGGAAGACGCCATCCTTGGGATGCAGGTACTCCATCTCACCGCTGGGATAAATGCGGTAGATTTTGTAGTCTTCGATTTTGGGCTTGAACTTGGTGCGCAACTGGGTGCCTAGAGCTAGGCAGTGTTCTTTGCGTGCCAGATAAAGGAGGTTTTCCCCTTCGTTCATAATGGCAGCGCCCCCGGTGGGCATTTCAAACACCTGCTCCTTTTTGCTGGTCCAGGTGATGGCGTATTTTTCTTCCACTAGGGCTTTGGTCAGCATGCCGCCGGTGCCGCCGCCAAACTTTGGTGGTTGTCCAGTCAGGGTATCTGCCATAAATTTATCTCTCGTTTTGTTGAGTAATTTTTATGGAATCGTATCATTTGCTCACCCCTGGTTCGGGTGGTTTGTGAGGAAATGTTACAGTTCTTTATCTAATGGTAGTCAAGAAGGACTTTTCCGGATCTGGCGCGATCGGCCCTGGCGGTTGCTATTGCCGCTATTGGGGTTGCGGCTACGCTTTTTGGCAGTATTGGCCTCTGGGCTTTCCAGGCGGAGGTTTTGGCTATCTCTGGCGGCGGGAATGGTGAAGTGAAAACTAGTCCCCTGGTTGACGCCCGAGGAGGTAGCCCAAATCCGCCCCCCCCAGCCGGTGACGATTTGGCGGCAGATGGCTAAACCTAAACCGGTGCCGCCAGTGGTACGTCGCAGGGCCCCTTCTTCTTGGTAGAAGCGATCGAATACGGTTTCGAGACGATCGGGCGGGATCCCACGTCCCGTATCAGCCACAATGATTTCTATATTGTCATCATCGATAGCAGTGGCGGTGACGGTGACAGTGCCCGTGGGGGGGGTAAACTTGCAGGAGTTATCCAGCAGTTTCGATAGCACCTCTACGAGCCACTCGCCATCGGCGCGGGCAAAGGGCAAATCAGGAGGCAGTTGGATTTCTAAATGGGGCAGGTCCGATGATACTTGGCGAGCCCGAATGCTGCTGAGGGCTAACTCGACGCATTCTGTCAGAGAGAGGGTTTCTAAATGCCACTGCACTCGCCCACTTTCGAGATGGGAGAGGGTGAGGAAGTCTTGCACCAGTTTGCGCAGGCGATCGGCGTCGGCGAGAGCGGTACTGAGCATGACTTGCCGCAATTGGGCTGGCATATCTGGGTCCGTGGCGAGGCTCTCTAGGCAAATTTGGATCGTGGATAGGGGGTGCGCAGTTCATGTCCAGTGATGGCAATTAGATTGCTGCGGGTGCGTTCTAGAGCTTCGAGTTGTTGGTTGAGTTCTTCTAGGTGGGTGTAGGCTTCGGCTTGGATCAGGGCAACACCAATTTGGGAGGCGATCGCCTCCACCATCAGCCGTTCTTCTTCCACCCAGTCCCGGGGGCAACCGCCGCAATGGTGTAGTTCCACTATCCCCACCACCTGGGTTTGATACATTACCGGTACGAGCAGCCAAGAGCCGATATGCCATTTTGTAATCGCTTGCCTCATGGCTGGAGTTTGTAGCCTCGGGTCGGTTTCGGCTTCACCAGTCCAGGCAGACTCCCGGCTTTGTAATACGAATTGAAATAGGGGATTATCTTGCAATGGCCAAGTTTGCTGGGCCAGGGAGCTGATACCTTTGGCTAAATACTGATGTTCGATGACGGCCCACTTGTCGGTTTCTTTGCAGCGGTAAATCAAACAGCGACAGGCTCCGGTAGCGATTCCCAGTTCTGTAGCTGCAACTTGGAAGATTTCCCCGGGCTCTAAAGAGCGGCGGAGGCTCGATGCGATCGAGTTGACCAAGCGCTCCCGCCGCTCTTGGTCCGCTAGGGAGCGGTAAGTTTTCATCAGTTTATATTGGGAGGCTTGCAGGTAGGTGACGAGGCGATCGGCAAACGGGGCCGGGTCTGCCACCAGGGGGTTTTTCTGCCCCGCCGCCAGCATCGCTTTCCCCTGCTTCACCTTAGCGGTGAGTTCTGGCCGGTATGCCATAATCCGGTCTAATAGCAGTGATGCGGCCCGGTTTACGACCGATCGCTCAAAGGTCCAAATCCCTTCAAACCGCCGCGCCTGATCCATCGCTAAATGTTCTGGCAGGGGTTTTTCCTCCTCTTTTTCCTGGCACACCAAGCACATGGCGTAGTGAGAGCCGATCGCCACCAAGTGCCACTCCCTAGCCAAAGCATCGTCCGGGCTAAACGCCACCATTTCCAGGACATCAGAGCTATTTTTAAACTCCGTTTCCGGAGCCGCCAGCACATATACCTGGTCGCTCTTCTCCCCGATCCGCCGGTATCGGTGCGCCTCCTGACGATAAAAGCGCTCTTTTTGGAAACAAGCAATTACCAACGGCATATCCTCATCCCCCACGGTCCCTCCTGGAGGAGCCGCCAGTACCTGATCTTCCATCGCATGGGACAGGGCAACCAAAGAAGACTTGAAATAAACTTGGGGCCGCAGTTTGGGCTCCGCCCGCAGTAGGTCTTCCAGAACAGAAGTATAAATGCTCATTTACCTTCTCTTAAGTCCAGTTTAGGCGCCTCATCCGGCGGCGGCTTCCTCGGACACGGGGTATCGCCGCTGTTTGTACTGCCATCTACTTAACTTATCCTAAAAGAACCCTCACTGCTACTACTGTGACCAGTCCGTTACCTTATTTATATTTTGTATATTAATTAGGGATATAACAGGCAAATGCCTTGTATGTCTCTAGCATTAGCCATCGGCGCTTGACATATTTTCTCACTTTGTATAAATATGTGCGGGAAACCGAGGCAGGAATAACCAATTGAGGATTGGCTATTGATGGTTAATCAATCTGACGATACTTCCCACTCGATTACAGCAGCAAGCTCCCGCCATTCAGAATCTTGTTCATAGTGAACGACCATCTCCGAAGCTTGACTAGCCAATATCTGGCGGCGTTCAGACATTGGTAACTTTAAAAAAGCGCGCCGCTGGTCCAAAGTCAGATTTGGCTCCACCGCACCAGCATTGGCAATAGTAACATCTGGAATTAAAATAACTATTTCTACAGTTTCTCCTACAGCAAGCTCCGGGACTTGCACCTCTATTTTATTTCCAGGCAGCACCTTCGTGGTAACGTACAAAGTTGATTTCACAAGGTTAATTTCTCCCCTTTCTTGTGCAGATAGGCAGAAACCGGGATGCTTCGCCCAATCTCGGTTAACCCAGAAGGTTTCTTCACTACATCTCGGTTAATTCAGGGGGTTAATCCAGAAACCGGGTTTCTTAACAACATCTCGGTTCAGACACCAAGATTGTCATAGAAACCCGGTTTCTTCACTAAATCTCCGGTTTCTCTGCCTACTCTCTAGGCTATTACAAAATCCCTTCTTTCTTGGCCATCGAGAGCATCAAATCAATCACCCGGCAGGAATAACCCCACTCGTTATCGTACCAAGAAACAACTTTAAAGAAATTAGAGTTGAGTTCCATCCCCGCACCAGCATCAAAGATACTAGACCGAGGGTCGCCGATAAAGTCAGAGGAAACTACCTCCTCCTCGGTATAACCCAAAATCCCTTTGAGGGAAGTTTCCGAGGCGGCTTTCATCGCAGCGCAGATTTCCTTATAGCTGGTGGCTTTGGCGGTGCGGAAAGTCAGGTCAACCACGGACACATCGGGAGTGGGCACCCGGAACGCCATCCCCGTGAGTTTACCTTTGAGTTGGGGCAATACCAGGGCCACAGCTTTGGCGGCGCCAGTGGAAGCGGGAATCACGTTTTGGGCAGCGCCTCTACCACCGCGCCAGTCTTTCTTACTCGGTCCATCGACCGTGGGTTGGGTGGCGGTCATGGCGTGAACTGTGGTCATCAGACCTTCGGTGAGACCGAAGTTATCATCGATGACTTTCGCCACTGGCGCTAAACAGTTGGTGGTGCAGCTCGCGTTGGAAACTACATCATCAGTGGCGGGGTTGAATTTGTCGTGGTTGACTCCGACCAGGAAGGTGGGCACTTTGTCCGGGTCTTTGGTGGGTGCGGAGATGATGACCCGTTTGGCGCCTGCTTTGATGTGGTTGGCGGCGCCGTCATAGTTGGTAAACAAGCCGGTGGATTCTACCACGTAGTGGGCGCCGGAGCTACCCCAAGGCAGTTCGGCGGGGTTGCGCACGGATACGCAGGGGATGAATTTGCCGTTAACTACGATGCCATCGTCTTTGGCGATGACTTCACCGTTGAATTTGCCTTGGGTGGAGTCGTATTGAAGCAGGTAAGCGAGGTTATCGGGGGGTACGAGGTCGTTGATGCCGACAAATTCGATGTCTGGGTTGCTGATGCCAGCTCGGAAGACTAAGCGTCCGATGCGTCCAAATCCGTTGATGCCAATTTTTAATGTAGCCATGTGCAAAGTTATTTTTAGGGCAACTTTTGTCACAATACAATTGCCACTTAGCTAAACTTGTGTGGGTGATAGGTTCCTAAAGTCAAGCTGTGTCTAGGATTGACCGGTTTCGGGAGATGTGCAGCGGCTTTAGGAAAGTTTAACGTTGGAGGAGAAACCGGGTTTCTGTGACGGTCTTGGTTTCTTAACCCAGATTTTGTGAAGAAACCCGGTTTCTGGACAGTCCTGGTGGGGGCAACTGGTTAGTTGCCCCGATACTCAGGATGATCGTCCTCCGGTTCTATTCAAAGCTCGGACCGGCGGCGATGATTTCGGCGGGAGCGGTCTTAAACCGTTTGAAGTTTTCCACGAACAAGCGAGCCAGTTTCTTGGCTTGAGCGTCGTAGGCTTGTGGATCGCTCCAGGTGTTGCGGGGGTCGAGAATTTCGCTGGGGACGCCGGGAACACTGTCTGGCACCAAAATCTTGAAGAAGGGGTGTGGGTGGAAGGTGACGCGATCGAGTTCCCCATTCAGAGCCGCTGCAATCACAGCGCGGGTATATTTAATCTTAATCCGGCTGCCTACACCATAAGGACCGCCAGACCAGCCTGTGTTCACTAAATATACGCTGGCATGGCGCTGATGTTGCCGCAGGCGTTCGCCCAGCATTTCTGCATATACCAGGGCCGACAATGGCAGGAAGGGTTTGCCGAAGCAAGCGGAGAAAGTGGCTTGAGGTTCAGTAATTCCCCGTTCGGTGCCTGCGAGGATGCTGGTGTAGCCAGACATGAAGTAATACATTGCCTGACGATTGGTCAGCTTGGCAATCGGAGGCAGCACCCCAAAAGCATCGGCACTGAGGAATATTACCGCATCCGGGTGGTTGCCCACACTGGGAATTACCGCATTAGGAATATATTCGATCGGATAGGCAACCCGGGTATTTTCCGTCAAGTGGCCATCATCATAATCTGGGGTGCGGGTTTTCGGGTCGAGAACCACATTTTCCATCATCGAGCCAAAGCGAATCGCTTCCCAAATTTGTGGCTCGTTTTCTTTGGATAGGCGAATCGTTTTCGCGTAGCAACCGCCTTCAAAGTTGAAGATACCTTCGGGAGACCAGCCGTGTTCGTCATCGCCGATGAGGAAGCGATCGGGGTCAGCCGAAACCGTAGTTTTCCCCGTGCCAGACAAGCCAAAGAATAGCGCCGTGTGTCCTTCAGCGTCCATATTCGCCGAGCAGTGCATCGGTAGCACATTCCGCTTGGTCATAAAATAGTTCATCAGGGAGAACACCGATTTTTTGATTTCCCCGCAATACTTAGACCCACCGATAATCACCAATTTTTTGGCGAAGTGAACCACGATAAATGCTTCCGAGTGGATGCCATCATCAATGGCTGGGTCGCCATGCAAACCAGGAACTGCAATCACCGTGAAATCAGCCAAATGGTTTTCCAGCTCTGCTTCTGTGGGGCGCAAGAAAAGCTGGTGAGCAAACAGGCTTTGGCAAGCCATTTCCGTCACGATGCGCACGCCAAGGCGATATTTGGTGTCACAGCCCACAAAGCCATCAAAGATGTAGAGGTCGCGACCTTGGACGTATGACAGCACCCGGCGGTAGAGCAGGTCAAAATTCGCTTCAGAAATCGGGACGTTGGTTTTATTCCAGTGGACTTCA contains:
- the trpE gene encoding anthranilate synthase component I, which codes for MIFPDFPQFCELAAKGNFVPVYQEWVADLDTPVSAWYKVCAGHPYSFLLESVEGGEKIGRYSLLGCDPLWILETRGNRTTKTDRSQQIEVFEGDPFEILSRCLASIKPVHLPELPSGLGGLFGFWGYELIRWIEPRVPVHEFQEGDLPDGLWMQVDSLLIFDQVKRKIWAIAYADLRDPNVNLDVAYATATSRVRDLVTKLSQPLTEQKPGFLTGSAVNPQRLWQKPGFSEGARNADFTSNTGEERYCQNVLKAKEYIKAGDIFQVVLSQRLTTEYAGDPFSLYRSLRSINPSPYMAYFHLLDWQIIGSSPEVMVKAENTADGSRLATVRPIAGTRHRGKTAAEDAALAADLLADPKELAEHVMLVDLGRNDLGRVCVKGTVKVDDLMTIERYSHVMHIVSNVVGQLPEDQTAWDLLKACFPAGTVSGAPKIRAMEIIHELEADRRGPYSGAYGYYDFEGQLNTAIAIRTMIVRSQGNGKHTVSVQAGAGLVADSDPQKEYQETLNKARGLLEAIRSLT
- the pckA gene encoding phosphoenolpyruvate carboxykinase (ATP), whose amino-acid sequence is MEPVGAVNRNNSYTEISLSKPGEKTLNNLESLVSNNVDLTGDKWKGSRTYGLEDLGMKNLRQVYRNLSAAKLIEHSLARNEGTLADNGALCINTGKYTGRSPNDKFIVDEPSSHDEVHWNKTNVPISEANFDLLYRRVLSYVQGRDLYIFDGFVGCDTKYRLGVRIVTEMACQSLFAHQLFLRPTEAELENHLADFTVIAVPGLHGDPAIDDGIHSEAFIVVHFAKKLVIIGGSKYCGEIKKSVFSLMNYFMTKRNVLPMHCSANMDAEGHTALFFGLSGTGKTTVSADPDRFLIGDDEHGWSPEGIFNFEGGCYAKTIRLSKENEPQIWEAIRFGSMMENVVLDPKTRTPDYDDGHLTENTRVAYPIEYIPNAVIPSVGNHPDAVIFLSADAFGVLPPIAKLTNRQAMYYFMSGYTSILAGTERGITEPQATFSACFGKPFLPLSALVYAEMLGERLRQHQRHASVYLVNTGWSGGPYGVGSRIKIKYTRAVIAAALNGELDRVTFHPHPFFKILVPDSVPGVPSEILDPRNTWSDPQAYDAQAKKLARLFVENFKRFKTAPAEIIAAGPSFE
- the gap gene encoding type I glyceraldehyde-3-phosphate dehydrogenase — translated: MATLKIGINGFGRIGRLVFRAGISNPDIEFVGINDLVPPDNLAYLLQYDSTQGKFNGEVIAKDDGIVVNGKFIPCVSVRNPAELPWGSSGAHYVVESTGLFTNYDGAANHIKAGAKRVIISAPTKDPDKVPTFLVGVNHDKFNPATDDVVSNASCTTNCLAPVAKVIDDNFGLTEGLMTTVHAMTATQPTVDGPSKKDWRGGRGAAQNVIPASTGAAKAVALVLPQLKGKLTGMAFRVPTPDVSVVDLTFRTAKATSYKEICAAMKAASETSLKGILGYTEEEVVSSDFIGDPRSSIFDAGAGMELNSNFFKVVSWYDNEWGYSCRVIDLMLSMAKKEGIL
- a CDS encoding photosystem I reaction center subunit II PsaD, whose protein sequence is MADTLTGQPPKFGGGTGGMLTKALVEEKYAITWTSKKEQVFEMPTGGAAIMNEGENLLYLARKEHCLALGTQLRTKFKPKIEDYKIYRIYPSGEMEYLHPKDGVFPEKVNEGREAVGKIDHSIGKNTEPSKIKFTTKKPYDA